The proteins below come from a single Brevinematia bacterium genomic window:
- a CDS encoding dihydroorotase, which yields MEDFVIKGGRVFCYKNNINGEELDIAISCGKITKIGHNLSAEKYLDVRGLYVLPGLIDLHVHLREPGNENKETIDSGTKAGAKGGVTTLVAMANTNPKIDSPEVYFDVISRISKKAVVNVIQSANSTKGMEGKELTEMGLLKSIGCYVFTDDGKSVSDPRIMHRILTYAKNFEVLVFEHPEEPTLSEGGVINQGKKSLELGLQGIPNCSESIAVAKNILLAQETNSYIHLQHISTKESIELIRWAKRKGIRITCEVTPHHLILTEDSITSHLDTNKKVNPPLRTEADRLALIEAIKDGTIDAIASDHSPHTQFEKSLTFQEAPFGTTGIETLLLVPYTYLVTKGTISMLELVKLLSYNPSRIIKLENKGHISVGSNADITIFDPTPKKIITEDFFVSKSKNSCFLGMEVIGEIKYTIVGGKIVYPFS from the coding sequence ATGGAAGATTTTGTAATAAAAGGAGGGAGGGTATTCTGCTATAAAAACAACATAAATGGCGAAGAACTAGATATAGCAATAAGTTGTGGAAAGATCACCAAAATTGGACATAACCTCAGTGCAGAAAAATATCTAGACGTCAGAGGACTTTATGTCCTACCGGGACTTATAGATCTGCATGTGCACCTAAGAGAACCTGGAAATGAAAATAAGGAAACAATAGATAGTGGGACAAAGGCTGGTGCCAAGGGAGGAGTAACTACCCTGGTTGCTATGGCCAATACAAACCCAAAGATTGATTCTCCTGAGGTATACTTTGATGTTATAAGCAGAATTTCAAAAAAAGCAGTTGTAAATGTGATACAATCCGCAAACTCCACTAAAGGAATGGAAGGCAAAGAACTTACTGAAATGGGGCTTCTCAAAAGCATAGGGTGTTATGTATTTACCGACGACGGTAAGTCAGTAAGCGATCCAAGAATTATGCATAGGATACTAACATACGCAAAAAACTTTGAAGTTCTGGTCTTTGAACATCCAGAGGAACCAACATTGTCAGAAGGAGGAGTAATAAACCAAGGTAAAAAATCCCTAGAGCTTGGTCTTCAGGGAATACCAAACTGTAGTGAAAGCATAGCAGTTGCAAAAAATATACTACTGGCACAAGAAACAAACTCCTACATCCATCTTCAACATATTTCAACAAAAGAATCTATAGAACTTATAAGATGGGCAAAACGCAAAGGGATCAGAATAACCTGCGAAGTCACCCCCCACCATCTCATCCTCACCGAAGACAGTATTACCTCTCACCTAGACACAAACAAGAAAGTAAACCCTCCTCTAAGAACAGAAGCAGATAGACTAGCACTTATTGAAGCTATAAAAGATGGAACAATAGATGCAATAGCTTCTGATCACTCTCCACACACACAATTTGAAAAATCACTCACATTTCAAGAAGCTCCTTTTGGAACAACAGGTATAGAAACCTTACTACTAGTCCCTTATACCTATCTAGTCACTAAAGGAACAATATCAATGTTAGAGCTTGTTAAACTCCTATCATATAACCCCTCAAGAATAATCAAACTTGAAAATAAAGGACACATCTCCGTAGGAAGTAATGCAGACATAACAATCTTTGACCCAACTCCCAAAAAAATCATAACTGAAGATTTCTTTGTATCCAAAAGCAAAAACTCTTGCTTCCTAGGAATGGAAGTTATAGGAGAGATCAAGTATACTATCGTTGGTGGAAAGATAGTATACCCATTCTCATAA
- the truB gene encoding tRNA pseudouridine(55) synthase TruB, which translates to MLDGVLAVDKGGGILSSKVVDKVKRVLKEGGIVSKVGHGGTLDKFASGLLLILLGKATKLFEEIKDLPKVYVGVIKLGEVRTTDDVYGEVVQSFDSVSVSRNDIEVALKNFEGEILQLPPAFSSVHIEGRRAYQIAKRDYYSALRSLKPKKVNVYKIELLEFDPDNAEVRVFVKCSGGTYIRSIARDLGQILGTGAFLKELRREAIGNVSVDGAVGSSEISVDVILRKLVSIDEFRKANSL; encoded by the coding sequence ATGCTGGATGGGGTGCTTGCAGTAGACAAAGGTGGTGGGATATTATCTAGCAAGGTTGTAGATAAAGTAAAGAGAGTTTTGAAGGAAGGAGGAATAGTATCCAAGGTTGGGCACGGTGGTACATTGGATAAATTTGCAAGTGGGCTTCTTCTTATACTTTTAGGCAAAGCTACAAAGTTGTTTGAGGAGATAAAGGATCTTCCGAAGGTATACGTAGGGGTTATAAAACTTGGTGAGGTTAGAACGACAGATGATGTTTATGGTGAGGTTGTACAATCTTTTGATTCTGTTTCTGTTTCAAGAAATGACATTGAGGTGGCTTTGAAAAACTTTGAAGGTGAGATATTACAATTACCTCCTGCTTTCTCTTCGGTGCATATAGAGGGCAGAAGAGCATACCAGATCGCAAAGAGAGATTATTATTCTGCTCTGAGAAGTCTGAAACCTAAGAAGGTAAATGTCTATAAGATTGAGCTTTTGGAATTTGATCCTGACAATGCTGAGGTGAGAGTGTTTGTAAAATGTTCTGGGGGAACATACATAAGATCCATAGCTAGGGATTTAGGACAGATTTTGGGAACTGGAGCGTTTCTTAAAGAGCTTAGAAGGGAGGCTATTGGTAATGTTTCTGTTGATGGTGCGGTAGGAAGTAGTGAGATATCGGTTGATGTTATTCTTCGGAAGCTGGTGAGTATTGACGAGTTTAGGAAAGCAAATAGCTTATGA